The Brassica napus cultivar Da-Ae chromosome C7, Da-Ae, whole genome shotgun sequence genomic interval GAGTCGCGATGATTTACTCCTTGTCTATTATGCAAATTGGCGCTGGGAACAATTACTAGAAGAAGGAGGCGCACCACCCCCTGTGGCGAATGGATTATCATCTGCTGCCATGTTTTATTGCAAATCGTGCAATTTCGATTGCCAAAGCCTGAATAAATTCAGGAAGCATCTCTCCAGTTATAAGCATGGAATGGAAGTACGTAAGCAAAGCatcctctccctctctctctctcaaatactTTTGTTTCATAATCTGAGCAACAAACTCTTTTGTCAAGCTCAGGAGGCTATAAACCCTCCGGACACACGACTCTCTTGTGTAACGAAGACGTGGGCAAGGAACTACCAGGCCACGCCTGAACACGCCACAGCTGAAATACATGTGTTGTGGGACATGATTGACTGTCCGATTCCGGAGGGGTATGATGCTCGTCGGGTCCGTCCAAGTATAGAAAGGGCGTTCAAGGAAATAGGCTACTCTGGTCCTGTCTCCATCACTGCCTTTGCCGACCAAAAACAAACACCTGTTCACCACCTTCTTGCGCTCTCTTCCACTGGTGTCGATTTTTCACATACCCTTCCCTGTTAGTTAGTCCCCATTCCCATTCCCCTgctgttatttaattattaaggttttaattttcaattaatttccTTTTGTGTGAAACAGGGGTCCATTACAGTCGCATGattacagattttgagaaatggACAAAAAATAATCCTGCTCCGGCTTCAATTATGATCATATCGGATGAAGTGGCTTCGAGCAAGTACCGTTCAACATATATTTGCGGGAAACTACAAGAGAGTAATTACAACTGTTTTTTGGCTTATTCAGTTAGGCCTTTTGAAATGCCTGTCCTGGTCACTTCTGCTGAGTGGCTCTGGGATAACTTACTTGCAGGTGTTTGTTCTCTCATCTTCCATTACTACTACACTACCACCAAACTACTTAAgctgatctttttttttcttccccaGTTTCAGAGACAAAAAGACACATTCTTCACAAGTGCAGTGAAAGTGAAAGGGTTGTTGCATCATCTACCGGAATGTTTTGTTGCACATTGTGTTTATGTGATTGCAAAAGCCTCGATGATTTCAATAAGCATCTCTCAAGTAAAGAACACACAAAGGAGGTACGCATCCTCTCCCCTCTCCCTCTCTATCAACAAATAGATTGTTTTAACTCTTTCTACTCGTTGTCAAACAGGAGAAGAGAATGACTTCGCATTCTCAATCCTTTCCTCACCGGCAAAGGCAGTATAAAATATCCAACTACTATGATGAGgcaagtttttttcttcttaataataataatatagattctcAACAGTGAAAAATGTAAATACATGTCCAAATGCTCAATGTTTCACTTCATTTCATATAATATACTTGTTGTAGGTAGGATATCCTCCCAAGACCAAACGTATGAGGAAAGCAGCCCTGAAGGGTTTTTTTCTCCCGAGATCATTACGTTTTACTAGACGTTGAAACTGTGTTTACTAAAGTTATTATCTTCCATTCTAgtctatgttttctttttgaagtATTTATTCTAGCTCGTTTCCTTTTGCTTATTTAACCCAGTGCttgtataaatttaaattaaactgaatggcgtctttttcttcttcttttttgaatttCCGTTAGTA includes:
- the LOC125590033 gene encoding uncharacterized protein LOC125590033, which gives rise to MSGTETAKIEVWWDMNDCPIPEGYDARRVRPSMERAFEKIGYTGPVSITAYGDQTKTPDHHLLALSSTGVAVVHTIAESTRSVMYRDMVEWRGQNPPPATMMIISDQVEGDFSWDLARLQQRNRYDLFQANSTKSRDDLLLVYYANWRWEQLLEEGGAPPPVANGLSSAAMFYCKSCNFDCQSLNKFRKHLSSYKHGMEEAINPPDTRLSCVTKTWARNYQATPEHATAEIHVLWDMIDCPIPEGYDARRVRPSIERAFKEIGYSGPVSITAFADQKQTPVHHLLALSSTGVDFSHTLPWVHYSRMITDFEKWTKNNPAPASIMIISDEVASSKYRSTYICGKLQESNYNCFLAYSVRPFEMPVLVTSAEWLWDNLLAVSETKRHILHKCSESERVVASSTGMFCCTLCLCDCKSLDDFNKHLSSKEHTKEEKRMTSHSQSFPHRQRQYKISNYYDEVGYPPKTKRMRKAALKGFFLPRSLRFTRR